In one window of Zhihengliuella sp. ISTPL4 DNA:
- a CDS encoding class I SAM-dependent methyltransferase: MASYTHGHHESVLRSHSVRDIANSAAYLRPHLTAETRLLDVGAGPGSITVDFAGVVAHVTATEIDDAALSLSRDLAAAQGIANIAFSVEDVHALSFADDSFDVVHAHQVLQHVADPVQALREMRRVAKPGGLIAARDADYAGFVWFPVLPELDRWLALYRAAARANGGEPDAGRRLLAWARAAGFADVTATASTWCYATPSERAWWGGMWADRILESALARQLVDQEMASAADLQEISDAWKRWADDGDGWFLVPHGEILARA, encoded by the coding sequence ATGGCCTCGTACACGCATGGACACCACGAATCCGTCCTCCGCTCGCACAGTGTGCGGGACATCGCGAACTCGGCGGCCTACCTTCGACCACACCTCACCGCCGAGACCCGGCTCCTCGACGTGGGGGCGGGGCCGGGATCGATCACGGTGGACTTCGCGGGAGTGGTCGCGCACGTCACGGCGACCGAGATCGACGACGCCGCGCTGTCCCTCTCCCGCGACCTCGCCGCCGCGCAGGGAATCGCGAACATCGCCTTCTCCGTCGAGGACGTGCACGCGCTGAGCTTCGCCGACGACTCCTTCGATGTCGTGCACGCGCACCAGGTGCTGCAGCACGTCGCGGATCCGGTGCAGGCGTTGCGGGAGATGCGCCGGGTCGCGAAGCCCGGCGGACTCATCGCCGCCCGCGACGCCGACTACGCGGGCTTCGTGTGGTTCCCGGTGCTCCCGGAGCTCGACCGGTGGCTCGCGCTCTACCGCGCCGCCGCCCGGGCGAACGGCGGAGAGCCGGATGCCGGCCGCCGCCTCCTGGCCTGGGCGCGGGCGGCGGGCTTCGCTGACGTCACGGCGACGGCGTCCACCTGGTGCTACGCGACGCCATCCGAGCGCGCCTGGTGGGGCGGGATGTGGGCCGACCGCATCCTGGAATCGGCGCTCGCCCGGCAGCTCGTGGACCAGGAGATGGCATCGGCGGCCGACCTGCAGGAGATCAGCGACGCCTGGAAGCGCTGGGCCGACGACGGCGACGGCTGGTTCCTCGTGCCGCACGGGGAGATCCTCGCCCGCGCCTGA
- a CDS encoding ABC transporter ATP-binding protein has product MEITTTDLGLAARVQHLKKTYGSGEGTVHALDDVSVGIRRGQFTAIMGPSGSGKSTLMHIMAGLDSPTEGRAWIGDTEITGLGDLDLTILRRRRVGFIFQAFNLVPTLDALGNILLPFELDGRRPSAIERARIDGLIETLGLGKRLGHRPHQLSGGQQQRVAIARALATAPDLVFADEPTGNLDSQTGREVLRLLAAASREHGQSIAMVTHDAIAASHADRVLYLGDGRIVADHPRQTAEQISAYMLAAEVSA; this is encoded by the coding sequence ATGGAGATCACGACCACCGACCTCGGGCTCGCCGCCCGCGTCCAGCACCTGAAGAAGACCTACGGTTCGGGCGAGGGCACCGTCCACGCGCTCGACGACGTGAGCGTCGGCATCCGCCGCGGACAGTTCACCGCCATCATGGGCCCGTCCGGCTCGGGCAAGTCCACCCTCATGCACATCATGGCCGGCCTCGACAGCCCGACCGAGGGGCGGGCGTGGATCGGCGACACCGAGATCACCGGCCTCGGCGACCTCGACCTCACGATCCTGCGCCGCCGCCGCGTCGGGTTCATTTTCCAGGCGTTCAACCTCGTCCCCACGCTCGACGCCCTCGGCAACATCCTGCTGCCGTTCGAGCTCGACGGCCGACGGCCCAGCGCCATCGAGCGGGCACGGATCGACGGTCTCATCGAGACGCTCGGTCTCGGCAAGCGCCTCGGTCACCGTCCGCACCAGCTCTCGGGCGGGCAGCAGCAGCGCGTCGCCATCGCCAGGGCCCTCGCCACCGCCCCCGACCTCGTGTTCGCGGACGAGCCCACCGGCAACCTCGACTCCCAGACCGGGCGGGAGGTGTTGCGGCTGCTCGCTGCCGCCAGCCGGGAGCACGGTCAGTCCATCGCGATGGTCACGCACGACGCGATCGCGGCCAGCCACGCCGACCGGGTGCTCTACCTCGGCGACGGCCGGATCGTCGCAGACCACCCGCGCCAGACCGCGGAGCAGATCTCCGCCTACATGCTCGCCGCGGAGGTGTCGGCATGA
- a CDS encoding response regulator, with translation MIRVVLVDDQALFRAGIRMLVASQPDLEVVGEAGNGQEALAVVAATRPDVVLMDIRMPVMDGLTATAEILARPEPPRIVMLTTFDLDEAAARAIRQGASGFLLKDADPEFLLAAIRTVHAGSSVIAASATRELFEHFAEAPKPVPPQYAELTEREREIFALAARGLSNAEIAAREFLSEATVKTHISRILTKLALRDRVQLVVFAFEHGLA, from the coding sequence GTGATCAGAGTCGTGCTCGTCGACGACCAGGCGCTGTTCCGGGCGGGGATCCGCATGCTCGTGGCTTCTCAGCCGGACCTCGAGGTCGTGGGGGAGGCCGGGAACGGACAGGAGGCGCTCGCCGTCGTTGCCGCGACCCGGCCCGATGTCGTGCTCATGGACATCCGGATGCCGGTGATGGACGGGCTGACCGCGACCGCCGAGATCCTGGCGCGTCCGGAGCCCCCGCGCATCGTCATGCTCACCACGTTCGATCTCGACGAGGCCGCAGCCAGGGCGATCCGGCAGGGAGCGAGCGGGTTCCTCCTCAAGGACGCGGATCCGGAGTTCCTCCTCGCCGCGATCAGGACCGTGCACGCCGGGTCGAGCGTCATCGCAGCCTCGGCGACCAGGGAGCTGTTCGAGCACTTCGCGGAGGCTCCGAAGCCCGTGCCGCCGCAGTACGCCGAGCTGACGGAGCGGGAGCGGGAGATCTTCGCGCTCGCCGCCCGCGGACTCTCGAACGCCGAGATCGCCGCGCGGGAGTTCCTCAGCGAAGCCACGGTGAAGACGCACATCAGCCGCATCCTCACGAAGCTCGCCCTCCGCGACCGCGTGCAGCTCGTGGTCTTCGCGTTCGAGCACGGCCTCGCCTGA
- a CDS encoding sensor histidine kinase has translation MIRPLSRAGLVLDIVGAVLLFVIFTPLGVVFYAPQPEMAGSSAVNVIGLIASSIFLFGGVAIGRLAPGLALAAAWAGAIVQMLAGFGPLPSDVAILLVLYATSAWGSRRVLWWGFGSVIVGGIVAALYMVLVGGVAFGSGSGWELVTGGTLLVSASIMALGFAWVCGLLWRVVLRNRRTRSAQLQAEALAAEEQERVRIARDMHDVVAHSLAVVIAQADGARYAAAVKPEMATEALGTIAQTARGALSDVRMLLTQLRHRQGDGPQPTLADLETLFAQVRQAGIEPRVTVDPMPPGEPPGAIQLAVYRILQEALTNAIRHGDGAVDVHLAWLPDRVDIEVRNTVSPDSLPGTPGGHGLIGMRERAQLVGGSLQAERRGAQFVVQSSLPIGAPQ, from the coding sequence GTGATCCGTCCGCTGTCCCGTGCCGGCCTCGTCCTCGACATCGTCGGGGCGGTGCTGCTCTTCGTCATCTTCACACCGCTCGGAGTCGTGTTCTACGCACCTCAACCGGAGATGGCCGGCTCGTCCGCGGTCAACGTCATCGGGCTGATCGCGTCCTCGATCTTCCTGTTCGGCGGAGTGGCGATCGGACGCCTCGCTCCCGGTCTCGCGCTCGCCGCGGCCTGGGCCGGGGCCATCGTGCAGATGCTCGCCGGCTTCGGGCCGCTGCCGTCCGATGTCGCCATCCTCCTCGTGCTGTACGCGACCTCCGCATGGGGATCGCGCCGTGTGCTCTGGTGGGGCTTCGGTTCCGTGATCGTCGGTGGGATCGTCGCCGCACTGTACATGGTGCTCGTGGGCGGTGTCGCCTTCGGCTCCGGCAGCGGGTGGGAGCTCGTGACCGGGGGAACCCTGCTCGTCTCGGCATCGATCATGGCGCTCGGGTTCGCGTGGGTGTGCGGCCTGCTGTGGCGGGTCGTGCTGCGCAACCGGCGCACCCGATCGGCGCAGCTGCAAGCCGAGGCGCTGGCGGCGGAGGAGCAGGAACGGGTCCGCATCGCACGGGACATGCATGACGTCGTGGCGCACTCGCTGGCCGTGGTCATCGCGCAGGCCGACGGCGCACGCTACGCTGCGGCGGTGAAGCCGGAGATGGCGACGGAGGCGCTCGGCACCATCGCGCAGACCGCCCGCGGGGCCCTGAGCGACGTGCGCATGCTCCTCACCCAGCTCCGTCATCGGCAGGGCGACGGTCCCCAGCCGACGCTCGCCGACCTCGAGACGCTGTTCGCCCAGGTGCGCCAGGCGGGCATCGAGCCGCGGGTCACCGTCGACCCCATGCCTCCTGGGGAGCCGCCCGGCGCCATCCAGCTCGCCGTCTACCGGATCCTGCAGGAAGCGCTGACCAACGCGATCCGCCACGGCGACGGTGCGGTGGACGTGCATCTCGCATGGCTCCCTGATCGGGTGGACATCGAGGTCCGCAACACCGTGTCTCCCGATTCGCTGCCGGGAACACCGGGAGGACACGGGCTCATCGGCATGCGCGAGCGGGCGCAACTCGTGGGCGGTAGTCTGCAAGCCGAGCGCCGTGGTGCGCAGTTCGTCGTCCAGAGCAGCCTTCCGATCGGAGCCCCGCAGTGA
- a CDS encoding ABC transporter permease: MTALATVVPETRTTGPRLAWLRDRGMGASVLVAALSSAFGVFLVEITAYIGAVLQADPFIGDSGTLAIVVAILSVLLTAVAMYVAAIVTANTFSTIIAGRTRQIALLRLIGATARSQRVQVGRQGLVVGLLGAGLGLLAGLLLSAAAVQLGGQLIDNPPSSFSLAQPALALPAVGVALTTWAAAWVGSRRVLAVTPLQALGGAVERTREEVSGRKGRPIGAWVLLISGAALLAGGVVLGLITPLGVVVAFFGGILSFTGLALGSVLFMPPVLRLVGRMFGSSATARLAAENALRYPERSSRMAIGVVMGVTLVTMFAVALESSKRLMTSQTTEEIPAEFFAPYDAFAAIMMVLVAVSAVIAAVGLVNLLTIGVVQRRRELGLLRSIGLSNRQVRRMVLLEATHITVAATLTGLVLGVLYGWIAAQSLLGSVPVLPEFTPAGLIAPQVPWLPVVIIVAATALLTLVAAATPTRLATRVAPVEALAAD, from the coding sequence ATGACCGCGCTCGCCACGGTCGTCCCGGAGACGCGGACGACCGGACCCCGGCTGGCCTGGCTCCGTGACCGCGGCATGGGCGCGAGCGTCCTCGTCGCGGCGCTGTCCTCGGCGTTCGGGGTGTTCCTCGTCGAGATCACCGCCTACATCGGCGCCGTGCTCCAGGCCGATCCGTTCATCGGCGACAGCGGTACCCTCGCGATCGTCGTCGCGATCCTGTCGGTGCTGCTCACGGCGGTGGCGATGTACGTGGCGGCGATCGTCACGGCGAACACGTTCTCGACAATCATCGCCGGCCGCACGCGGCAGATCGCACTGCTGCGCCTCATCGGGGCGACGGCACGGTCGCAGCGGGTGCAGGTCGGCCGGCAGGGCCTCGTCGTCGGGCTCCTCGGAGCGGGGCTCGGGCTGCTCGCCGGCCTCCTCCTCTCGGCGGCCGCCGTCCAGCTCGGCGGCCAGCTCATCGACAACCCGCCGTCGTCCTTCTCTCTCGCGCAGCCGGCTCTCGCGCTCCCGGCGGTCGGCGTCGCGCTCACCACGTGGGCCGCCGCCTGGGTGGGGTCGCGCCGCGTCCTCGCCGTCACGCCGCTGCAGGCCCTGGGCGGTGCCGTCGAGCGCACGCGCGAGGAGGTCTCCGGGCGGAAGGGTCGTCCTATCGGAGCCTGGGTGCTGCTCATCTCCGGTGCGGCCCTGCTCGCTGGTGGCGTCGTGCTCGGTCTCATCACGCCGCTCGGCGTCGTGGTCGCGTTCTTCGGCGGCATCCTCTCCTTCACCGGCCTCGCACTCGGTTCGGTGCTCTTCATGCCGCCGGTGCTCCGGCTCGTGGGGCGGATGTTCGGGTCCAGCGCGACCGCACGCCTCGCGGCCGAGAACGCCCTCCGGTACCCGGAGCGGTCGTCGCGGATGGCCATCGGCGTCGTCATGGGCGTCACGCTGGTGACGATGTTCGCGGTGGCCCTGGAATCGTCGAAGCGCCTGATGACGAGTCAGACCACCGAGGAGATCCCGGCGGAGTTCTTCGCCCCGTACGACGCGTTCGCCGCGATCATGATGGTGCTCGTCGCGGTCTCCGCCGTGATCGCCGCCGTGGGCCTCGTCAACCTGCTCACCATCGGGGTGGTGCAGCGACGCCGCGAGCTCGGGCTGCTGCGCTCGATCGGCCTGTCGAACCGGCAGGTGCGCCGCATGGTGCTGCTGGAGGCGACGCACATCACGGTGGCGGCGACCCTCACCGGACTCGTGCTCGGCGTGCTCTACGGATGGATTGCGGCCCAGTCGCTGCTCGGGTCCGTGCCGGTCCTGCCGGAGTTCACCCCCGCCGGGCTGATCGCTCCGCAGGTGCCGTGGCTGCCCGTGGTGATCATCGTCGCGGCGACCGCGCTGCTCACGCTGGTGGCGGCCGCGACGCCGACCCGGTTGGCGACCAGGGTGGCTCCCGTCGAGGCGCTCGCGGCCGACTGA